In a genomic window of Acidobacteriota bacterium:
- the mreD gene encoding rod shape-determining protein MreD, translated as MRSRLVAPLVLLALAVGLQALLPLASGDLTIANPFLALLTVLGLRQGKVPGTLWGAALGTLSDAYTMPHLGFHGAAFTLIGYLLGWIGSRVVIQGILPLFFFAVGAYVLDSAAVVLLYLLLGLPLPSSLWVYTAAGSLLTGLLAAGLEAAARRLYPRE; from the coding sequence GTGCGTAGCCGTCTCGTTGCGCCGCTGGTCCTGCTGGCCCTCGCCGTGGGCCTGCAAGCCCTCCTCCCGCTGGCCAGCGGGGACCTCACCATCGCCAACCCCTTCCTGGCCCTCCTCACGGTCCTCGGACTGCGCCAGGGGAAGGTTCCCGGCACCCTGTGGGGAGCCGCGCTGGGGACGCTGAGCGACGCCTACACCATGCCCCATCTGGGCTTCCACGGCGCCGCCTTCACCCTCATCGGCTACCTCCTCGGATGGATCGGCTCCAGAGTCGTGATCCAGGGCATCCTCCCCCTTTTCTTTTTCGCGGTCGGGGCGTATGTTCTGGACTCGGCGGCGGTGGTCTTGCTGTACCTCCTTCTCGGCCTTCCGCTGCCCTCCTCGCTGTGGGTGTACACGGCAGCGGGAAGCCTTCTGACGGGGCTCCTGGCCGCGGGCCTCGAGGCCGCCGCACGCCGGCTCTACCCCCGGGAGTAG